The Paenibacillus sp. G2S3 region TGGATGTCGACACGATGCGGGAAACTCGGCGGCGTCTGGATGGAATAGATCCATCCATCATGACGATTGGTGAAGGCTGGATGATGGGGACTGAGCTACCGATGGAACGGCTTGCTCATCAGAAGAATGCCTCCCTTATGCCAGGAATCGGCCATTTTAATGATGATTTCAGGGATGCGATTAAAGGGAATATCTTCTTGTATGATCAGCCGGGCTTTATCAGTGGAATGATGGGCTTGGAGCCTGCGATCAAGGCGGGGATTGCGGGAGGAATTGACTTCAGCCCAGGAATTAAGCAATTTGCCGTGGAGCCTCAGCAAAACGTTAATTATGTGGAGTGTCATGATAATCATACGTTATGGGATAAAATCGTATTGTCCACCGAGGGGGAGACGGTTACACAGCGCCGTTCCATGCACAGACTAGCTTCTGCGATAGTGTTCATGAGTCAGGGGATTCCTTTTATCCATGCGGGTCAGGAGTTTATGCGTACGAAGGACGGGGTGGAGAACAGCTATAAATCCTCAGTCGAGATCAATCGTATGGACTGGGAGTTGTGCGCTGCGCATCAGGAAGATGTGGCGTATATGGAACAGTTAATTGCACTGCGTAAAGCTCACCCGGCCTTCCGTATGCGAACGGCAGATGACATTCGGAACCATTTGGTTTTTGAAAAAGCACCGGCAAGTGCAGTAGCTTACACGCTACGTGGCCATGCTGGAGGCGATGCAGCGAAGCATATTTATGTTCTTTTTAATGCGAATGCTGAACAGACCACTGTGGCTCTGCCGCAGCTTGGAGCATGGAAGACCATCTTTGGGGCTGATCTTATACAGGATCTTACTGGAAATAAGCTAACTGTAAATGGGATTGGGGCAGTGGTCCTGACGGCGAAATAAATAGCCTTTTACAAGATCATTATTGAAAAGCATGCGGAGTAACGTACTTTAATCAGGTACATTACACTGTGTGCTTTTTTTGTTTTTCTATCTCCTTAATTTGATTGTTTCATTTTACATAAAAAGGTGACATTACTCATTTTCGATGATGATATTGGATGTTAATATGAAGGCATTTACTTTGGCGCTTTAGAGTGGCATAAGCTTAACATCAGACAAACATAGAGCGTATTTTTCTTTTTTAACGGTTTAGAAAGTATATATCTGTGGGGTATTTAGAGAGGATGAAAGAGATGGGGAAAGCAACCGGATTTTTGGAATTTGAACGGCAGACACCTTCGGAGTGTGAGGCGCTGGAGCGGATTAAGAATTGGGATGAATTCTCGATTCCTATGGATGAAGAGAAGCTGCGCGAGCAAGGGGCACGTTGTATGGACTGTGGTACGCCATTTTGTCATGTAGGACGTCTGTTGTCTGGTATGGCTTCCGGCTGCCCTTTGCACAACTTGATTCCTGAATGGAATGATATGGTTTATCGCGGTAACTGGGAGGTTGCGCTGAAACGTCTGCATAAGACCAATAACTTCCCGGAATTTACTGGACGTGTGTGTCCGGCGCCTTGTGAAGGCTCTTGTACAGTAGGGATGAACGGCAAGCCCGTAACGATTAAGTCGATTGAAAAGTCGATTGTAGATAGAGGTTTTGAAGAAGGTTGGATTGTGCCAGAACCGCCGCTTACCCGCACAGGTAAAAAGGTAGCTGTAGTGGGTTCAGGTCCGGCAGGTCTTGCCTGTGCGGCTCAACTTAACAAGGCAGGGCATTCTGTGACCGTGTATGAACGGGCAGACCGGATTGGTGGTTTGTTGACGTATGGTATTCCGAACATGAAGCTGGATAAGAAGACGGTTCAGCGCCGAGTAGACCTGCTAGCGGCTGAAGGCATTACATTCGTAACTCGTACAGAGATTGGGAGAGATATCTCGGCATCACAACTCAAGGCGGAGCACGATGCGGTTGTCTTGTGTGGCGGTTCTACGCAGGCACGAGATCTTCCTATAGAGGGTCGTGAGCTGCAGGGTATTCATCAGGCGATGGAGTTTCTGACACTGAATACTAAGAGTTTACTGGATTCAGAGCTTGCTGATGGAGAATACTTGTCTGCGGCAGATAAGGATGTAGTTGTAATCGGTGGCGGGGATACTGGCACAGACTGTGTAGCTACGTCAATCCGCCACGGCTGTCGTAGTGTGATCCAGCTTGAGATTATGCCACAGGCTCCACTGACCCGTCAGCCTGGCAATCCGTGGCCAGAATGGCCAAAGGTTCTTAGGGTGGATTATGGCCAAAAAGAAGCGGCTTCACTGTATAAGGAAGATCCACGTCGTTATCTTGTTTCGACGAAACGTTTTGTTGGTGACGAGGGTGGAAATGTGCAGGAGCTGCATACCGTGCGAATTGAATGGACTCGTAACGAACAGGGACGGATGATTCCGGTTGAAGTACCGGGTAGTGAGGAAGTTCTAAAGGCGCAGCTGGTACTACTCGCATTAGGATTCACGGGTCCCGAAGAGACTATGCTAGGCGAGCTTGGGGTGGAACGTGATGAGCGTGGAAATGCCAAGGCGGAGTTCGGAGCACAAGCCACCAATGTAGAAGGGATATTCACTGCAGGCGATATGCGCCGCGGACAAAGCCTAGTAGTCTGGGCCATTAATGAGGGTCGTCAGACAGCCCGCGAAGTGGACCGACTCTTGATGGGATCATCGAATTTACCATAAGGATTGAGGTATTTAGACTAGGGCGTTCCTTTTGGGGGACGTCCGCTTTTGCGTTGTTGGCCTATTCAAGGTTAAAATTGTAACCTAAGAACATGATCTACTTTAGTCGAAAAGGAGAATACATGATGAAGCTAATGTTTATTTCCGATATTCACGGATCTTTATTCTGGCTAGAACGGGCTTTGGAAAAGGTAGAGGAAGAACAGCCAGACAGTCTTGTTATCGTAGGAGACTTTTTATATCACGGTCCCAGAAATCCACTGCCGAAGGGTTACGACCCACAGGGTGTTGCTAATAAACTGAATGAATATAACAAAAAGCAGCCCATAACGGCAGTACGCGGTAACTGCGATGCTGAGGTGGACCAGATGCTGCTTCAATTCCCGATGATGGGTGATTATGTCATGCTCCTGCATGAAGGCAGACGAATCTATGTTACACACGGACATGGCTTTAGCATTGAGAATCTACCGGCATTATCTGAGAAGGATATCTTTATTCAGGGGCATACCCATCTTCCGGTTGCGGATGTAAAAGAGGGCGTATACGTGCTGAATCCCGGTTCGATATCGCTGCCTAAAGAGAATAACCCGAATTCCTACGGTGTCCTTGAGGGTGGAGAATTCATCGTTAAGGATTTTGAAGGCAATGTGGTAAAAAGAATTACATTATAAGCTCATTCAGATCATATGTGTCCCGAATTCCTTCCAACATTATTAGTGTCCTAGGGAATTGAGCACTAGAACATATTATTGTATGATGAGGAAGGAGTTTTAAGGGTAGGGCTGGCTCCAAATATAATAGTAGAGGTAGTTAACACATGAATCCTAAAGAATTGAACTATACAATGCCACCGGAATGGGGCAAGCATGAACGTACTTTTATCTCCTGGCCGGTGCAGGAATCCATGTGTTTCCCAGAAAACCATGAGTCTGTGTGCCAAGGTTATGCTGAGATTATCACAGCCATTGCTGAGTTTGAACCGATTACGGTCATCGTTAACCCGGAGGACGTGGAAAAGGTAGAACGTCTGGTCGGCGGACCGAATGTAACGCTGCTGCCTATAGCGCATAGCGATGCTTGGCTGCGTGATAACGGACCTACCTTTGTTGTTAATAAAGACGGCGTTCTAGCAGGCGTGAACTGGAAGTTCAATGCTTGGGGCGGTAAATATTCACCTTGGGATCTGGATGACGAAGTGGCTCCGCAGATTCTTGAACATTCACAAGTGACACGCTTTGATGCACCGCTTGTGATGGAGGGTGGCTCTATTCATACAGATGGAGAAGGCACCTTGATTACTACTGAAGAGTGTCTGCTCAATACGAACCGCAACCCGGATTTGAAGCGCGAGGATATTGAAGAGTACGTGCACAATTATACAGGTACAGAAACTATTATCTGGCTTAAGCGTGGTCTAAGTGGTGATGAAACCGATGGCCATGTGGATAATATCGCTTGCTTTGCAGCGCCTGGCAAAGTTATTATTCAGGTCTGTGAGGACCCGCAGGATGAGAACTTTGAGATTACGCAGGAGAATCTTCGTATTCTGGAGAATGTGACAGATGCGAAAGGGCGTAAGCTGGAGATTATCAAGATTCAGCAGCCACCACGGGTGGATCATGACGGCAGCCGTCTGACGCTCAGTTACTTGAATTTCTATTTCGTAAATGGTGGAATTATATTGCCTGTGTTTGGCGGTACAGCGGTAGAAACAGATAAACTTGCTGAGGAAGTACTCGCTGGATTGTTCCCAGACCGCAAGATTCGTACAGTTAACGGTATGGCGGTCATCACCGAAGGTGGGAATGTTCACTGCACTACGCAGCAAATGCCTGCTAAGTAATAATTGAAAGAAACTAAACGTCCAAAGGGACATTTATATACAAGGAGGACAGATTCTTGAGAAATGTAAAAGTAGCTGCGACACAAATGAGCTGTTCCAGCAATATTGATGAGAATATCAGCAAAGCCGAAACATTGGTCAGAGAAGCGGCGGCACAGGGAGCACAAATTATTTTGCTGCAGGAGCTCTTCGAGACTCCGTATTTCTGCCAGAAAGAGAAAGCTGATTATTACGCATATGCGACAGAGCTTGAGCATAACAAAGCGATTAATCATTTCACAGCAATAGCCAAGGAACTACAAGTGGTGCTGCCGATCAGTTTTTATGAGAAAAAGAATTACGCGCGTTACAATTCACTAGCTGTAATCGACGCTGATGGAACGATATTAGGCAAATACCGCAAGAGCCATATTCCAGATGGTCCAGGGTATGAAGAGAAATTCTACTTTAATCCGGGAGATACTGGTTTTAAGGTATGGAACACTCGCTATGCCAAGATTGGTGTAGGGATCTGCTGGGATCAGTGGTATCCAGAAGCGGCTAGAGTGATGAGCTTGATGGGGGCTGAGATTCTCTTCTATCCAACAGCTATCGGATCAGAACCGCAGGATGGATCGATCGATTCCAAGGATCATTGGCAGACTTGTATGCTTGGACATGCAGCAGCCAACCTTATTCCAGTTGTTGCTTCCAACCGTATCGGTGAGGAGATTGATGAAGATTCGAGCATTAATTTCTACGGCTCTTCGTTCATTGCGGGCCCGCAAGGCAATAAAATTGTTGAAGCAGGCCGAGACGAGCAAACTGTGCTGGTAAGCGAATTTGATCTGGATGCTTTGGAAATCGGACGGATCGAGTGGGGCGTTTTCCGTGATCGCCGGCCAGATCTATACAAACTGATTGGTTCTTATGATGGGGATATCATACTTTAATAGAATTCACAGTTAAACGTACTAAAGGCACTGCTAGAGAGAAAGAATCTCTGGCAGTGCCTTTTTTGGTGTTCCATCGAGGAAAATGGAGGTTCTTTCAATTTGAACTACGAATAAATATCACGATACATCAATATTATGTTATATAACATTACATTATTAAGAAAACTTAATTGTCACCAAATCTTTATTCTGTTAAAATCTCTTTAAGTTATTTACAAAAAATAGGTTAAACGGAGATGATACTATGAAAAAGGGTTGGGTTATGTTAGCTTTAGTTTCATTGATGATAGTGGGAATAGTGGGTTGTGGGTCGAATAATGATGCCAATAGCAATAAAAGTGCGGCAGTAGAGAAAATTAAATTTGCCAGTGATGCTAGCTATGCTCCCATGGAGTATATGGATACGGATACGATCAAAGGGTTTGATATTGATTTCATTAAGGCGGTTATGGAAGAAGCCGGACTTAGCTATGAGGTAACCAATACTGGCTGGGACACGATGCTTACGAGTGTAAAGCAAGGCACGGAGTATCAAGCGGGATTATCTTCAGTATCGATCACGGACGAACGTAAAGAAACGTATGACTATTCTATTCCTTATTTTGAATCTACTAATATGATTATGGTCAAAGAAGGTAGTGATATCAAAAATGCCCTCGATCTTAAAGATAAAAAGGTCGCTGTTCAGGCTGCTACTACCGCAGATGAGCTAATGAGTGGAATTATGGGGATTGATAACGCAAATCTGAAGCGTTTCGACAGCAATGCGGTAGCGTTGATGGAACTGAATGGTGGTGGTGCGGATGCGGTTGTGGCGGACATTGCCATAGTTCGTGAGTACATGAAGAACAATCCGAAACAGAATTTGGTGGGCATTGTGGACACAGAGAATTTCGGAGCTGAATATTACGGCATTTTATACCCCAAAGGCAGTGAGTTAAGAGAGAAACTGGATCCTGCCATCCAAAAGGTATTGGAGAACGGAAAGTATGCAGAAATCTACAAAACATGGTTCGGCGAGGAGCCAAACCTAGATAACTTGCTTAAGGCGGAATAAGGATAGAACCGAATAGGCATGCGTAATGATTGCTATTGCGCATGCTTCTTTTTAATTATTTGTAGCCTAAAGAAAGGGAGGGGAGAGTCCTATGGATTTTAGATTGGACATCATCATTCAATATTTTCCTGTCTTATTAAAAGGGACACTACTGACGATCGGTATTTCTGTGGTCTCTATTCTATTTGGTTCTATCCTGGGCTTGGGAATTGGATTCGGAAAAATGGCACCAAAATGGTATTTTCGCTGGCCTTTTCATTCCTATATCAATTTCTTTCGAGGGACTCCGCTGTATGTGCAGATTCTAATTGTTCACTTTGGAGTGATCCCCCCGATTTACGGCAAAACCAACGCGCTAATCACTGCGTTTGTCGCTCTTTCGCTCAATTCAGCAGCTTATTCTGCGGAGATTTTTCGGGCGGGTATTCAGTCCATTGACCTTGGGCAGCGGGAGGCAGCCATTTCACTTGGGATGACAAAATGGCAGGCGATGAGATTTATTATTTTACCACAGGCGATCAAACGGATGGTTCCGGCTTTTGGCAACGAGTTTATTGTATTAGTTAAGGACTCTTCCCTTCTTGCGCTCGTAGCTGCACCGGAAATTATGTATTGGAGCAACACAATGAAAGGGCAATATTTGCGGATCTGGGAGCCTTATTTGACGGCAGCACTTATTTATTTCATTCTCACTTATTCTCTCAGTAAGCTGCTAAGCTACGTCGAACGGGGGCTGTAATATGAGTGAGCTTATGATTTCAGTGCGAAATTTACATAAATCCTTCGGAACAACTGCAGTATTGACCGACATAAGCATTGATATTTTTAGTCAGGAGGTTGTGGTGGTTATCGGCCCATCCGGATCGGGTAAATCTACCTTTTTGCGATGTCTGAATTTGCTGGAGCAGCCGCAGAGTGGTGAAATTGTGATAGAGGGTACCTCTTTGTTGGACACGAGCACTAATATTAATGCAATCCGTACAGAGCTAGGGATGGTATTTCAGCAGTTTAATCTATTTCCTCATATGAAGGTAATTGAGAACATTATGCTTGCACCGATTCAGGTGCGGAAATGGTCTCCAGATAAAGCGCGGAAAAAAGCACTGGAGCTATTACAAAAGGTAGGTTTAAGTGAAAAAGCGGAGATGTATCCAGCTTCATTATCAGGTGGTCAGGCTCAGCGGGTAGCGATTGCACGGGCGCTGGCGATGGAGCCTAAAATTATGCTTTTTGATGAACCCACCTCTGCGCTGGATCCAGAAATGGTCGGTGAAGTGCTGGCGGTGATGAAGGATTTGGCTCGTGAGGGAATGACGATGATCGTTGTGACCCATGAAATGGGCTTTGCGCGTGAGGTTGGGGATCGTGTGCTGTTCATGGAACAGGGCGAAATCGTGGAAGAAGGCAGTCCGGAGCAATTGTTCGGAAATCCTGTGCAAGATCGGACACAATCTTTTCTATCAAAAGTACTGTAAAAGTCTGGAAAAGTAGAATATTGCTATTTTATCAGGTATATTAGAAGAGTAAACCGTGATTCAGGGATCTACTATGAAAATTCTGTCGGATACGTGGAGAGGAGGCTCTGGGATATCTTTTGTTATCATAATCTTGCGGTGATAGAAGGAGAATACGATGAGCACATTTAAAAGCTGGTTGAATACAACCAAAAACGGACTAACAGATCAAGTGAAGAAATTCAAAAATAAAGATTTCATGAATGCGGTAGTTGCGGGCTGCGCCTTAGTTGCTGCTGCCGACGGTAAAATAGAAGAAGCTGAAAAGAATAAAATGGCTGGTTACATGAATATGAGTAATGAGCTTAAGGTGTTTGACATGAGAGACGTCATTACCCAGTTCAACTTTTATGTAAGTAACTTTGAGTTCTCCCCAGAAATCGGTAAGCAGGAAGCACTGAAAGCCATCGGTAAGTTTACCGGCAAACCGGATGTGGGGCGCGTAATTGTGGGTGTATGCTCAGCTATTGGCTCTGCTGATGGTGATTTTGATGACCATGAAAAAGCAGTTGTGCGGCATATCTGCGGTGTCTTGGGATTAAACCCTAGTGAATTTAGTTTATAAACGATGTAATACCATATACATGAGTTCGGATGAAACGTATTTAGTTCTTTAGCGTATCACTGATAGAACATACAAAAGCTAGACTAACAGATGGTGATTCTTTTTAGGGAATGGAGGTACGTAAAGTTGGCTGGAATTAATCTGGTAAAAGGTCAGAAGATTGACCTCACAAAAGGTAATGCAGGCTTATCTAACGTAATTGTAGGTTTGGGCTGGGATCCGGCTGAACCGGCTCGCGGATTCTTCGGTATGAAGAAACAGGCCAACGTGGATTGTGATGCTTCAGCACTGATGCTTAATGAGAATGGTAAGCTAGTTAAGAAGGGGAACCTGATTTGCTTCCATAATAAGCAAAGCCCTTGTAACTCTGTCATTCATTCCGGAGACAATCTCACGGGTGATGGAGACGGAGACGATGAGCAAATCATGGTCAACTTGAATGCCATTCCTTCCGATGTACACAAGGTTCTTGTAGTTGTGAATATTTATGATGCTACGAACCGTAAACAGGATTTCGGACTGATCAAATCAGCTTATATCCGTGTGATAAATGCTGTAGGCAACAATGAGCTAATCCGCTTCAACCTATCTGATAATTACAATGGTTATACAGCGCTTATTTGTGGGGAGCTTTACCGGCAAGGTGGCGAATGGAAGTTCGCCGCAATTGGTGAGGGCAGTCACGCGGCGCATATTAATCAACTGGCAGAACGCTACGTATAATCCAAATTAAAGAAAAGAGGAATGTTATCATGGCAATTAACCTATCCAAGGGTCAAAAGATCGATTTAACAAAAACAAACCCAGGTCTATCCAAAATCACAGTAGGTCTTGGTTGGGACACCAATAAATATGACGGCGGTAAAGATTTCGATTTGGACGTTTCTGTATTCTTGACGAATGCGAACAGCAAAGTTGAAAAAGAAACGAACTTTATTTACTTCAATAATAAACAAAACGAGAACGGTTCTGTCGTTCATACAGGGGACAACCGTACTGGAGACGGCGATGGTGATGATGAGCAGGTTCAAGTGGACCTTCTGAGTATCCCGGCGGATGTAGAAAAAATAGCTTTTACTATTACCATTTATGAAGCTGAAACAAGAAGCCAAAACTTCGGTCAAGTTTCTCGTTCTTATGTACGTATCGTAAATGATTTGAACAATGAAGAGCTAATCCGTTTCGATTTGGGTGAAGACTTCTCTATTGAAACTGGCGTTGTTGTCGGTGAGCTATACCGTCACGGTGCAGAGTGGAAGTTCAATGCAATCGGTAGCGGCTACAAAGATGGTTTGAGCGGTTTGACTCGCGATTACGGCTTGCAATAAATCTTGTAGTACACAGTGAACTGAATCTACTCAAGAAAGAAGGTTATGTCAGTGACGATCAGTCTTTCCAAAGGACAACGGATTGATCTTACCAAGACTAATCCAGGTCTAACAAAGGTAGTTGTTGGATTGGGCTGGGACACTAATAAGTATAGTGGAGGTCAAGATTTTGACCTCGATGCTTCAGCGTTTCTGCTTCATGAAGACGGCAAAGCTAAAGGTACAGATGATTTTGTATTCTATAACAACCCCAATGGTGGTGCAGGTTCTGTAGTCTATACGGGGGATAACCGTACAGGTGAAGGCGACGGAGATGACGAGCAAATTATCGTTGATTTCAGCAAAGTGCCTGCCCATATTCAGCGGATTGGTATAACTGTAACGATTTATGATTACGAAACTCGTGCACAGAACTTTGGACAAGTCTCCAATGCTTTCGTACGTGTTGTGGATGCTTCGACGGATCGTGAAGTGCTCCGTTACGACCTGGGTGAGGATTTCTCAACAGAGACGGCAGTTGTATTCTGCGAATTCTACCGCCATGGTGCGGATTGGAAGTTCCAGGCAATTGGTAGTGGTTTTGGCGGCGGCCTTAGCGCATTGTGTAAAAATTATGGGCTGGACGCGCAATAGCATCTTCCGGGCGGGGTCATCACCGATCCTGCCCTTTTTTTAATTCTTTATGGATTCCCTTACAAAGACGTGGAATAGGTCTCGAAGTATAAACTCCACTTTGTGGGGTTATTTAAAAATAAAGTATAAGTTTCATACGATACTATATGTCTTATATTTCTCGCTTAAACGCTTGCCGTCCTTATAAGGACGCTGAAGGCGTTTATGCTTGCTCCATTTATAAAGGTGGTGTAAGAATGGGTATTACAGTTGTTAAAGGACAAAAGGTTGATTTAACTAAAGGGAATCCTGGACTTGCTTCTCTGATCGTAGAGATTGGCTGGCAATCGCCATCTTCACTTGAGATCGATACTTCTGCTTTTCTGCTTGGAGCGCAAGGTAAAGTTAGCAAAGATGAGGATTTAATATTTTATAATAATCCGTCTACACCTTATATCAGATATAAGGAAATGCCAACATCAAACAGCCTCAAGCAATTTGATGTGGAACTCAATAAAGTTCCTTCTGATGTGATGAAACTAGCGTTTACACTTACCATCTATGATGGTGAGAAGCGAGGTCAAAGTTTTAGGCAGGTAAATCAGGCCTATTTTCGGATTCTGAATCAAGTAACAGGTGCGGAGCTTCTCCGATGTGATCTTGAAAATCATTTCTCCGTAGAAACGGCTATTGTGGTAGGAGAATTATATAGATATAACGGTGAATGGAAATTCAGCGCCATTGCCGCGGGTTTTGCTGGTGGCTTACAGGAACTCTGTAGGAACTTTGGGATAGAAGCGAACGATGAACCGGCACCGACACCGACACCAGTGCCTAAGCCTGCTGCTCCGCCGCGGCCAGAGCTTAAACGTCAATCAGCGCCGGTAACGGAGCCTAAGATTCAGATTCCACCTCCACCTGTAACACCTCCTCCGATCAACCTCAACCTGAAGAAGATCGAACTGAAGAAAAAAGGTGATTCGATCAACCTGAAGAAATCAGCTAGTGGTTTGGGTGAATTGCTGATAAACCTCAACTGGAACCAGAAGCAGGGTGGAGGACTTTTTAATCGTAAAAACGGTGTAGATTTAGATCTTGCGTGTCTATATGAGCTGAAGAATGGGAGTAAGGGAGTAGTTCAAGCGCTGGGCAATGCTTTTGGCTCGTTAAACCAGCCTCCTTATGTCATGCTTGATGGCGATGATCGGACAGGCTCTGTAACAACGGGTGAGAATCTACGGATTAATGGTAGTAAAATTTCCGAAATTCAACGGATTCTAATTTTTTCTTTTATTTATAAAGGCGTTACCAATTGGTCAGAAGCTGACGGTGTTGTCACGATTACCCAGAGTGGTGGACCTGATATTATTGTCAATTTGGACGAGCATAACAACCGCAAAGGCATGTGTGCGATCGCGTTGTTTCGAAATGTGGACAACGAGACATTCAGTGTTGAACGGCTGGTCCAATATTACAGTGGTCATCGGGAGATTGATGAGGCTTATGGATGGGGACTGCGCTGGGTTGCTGGCAGTAAATAAATTATTTTTCCGGAGGCGCAAGTGTAATGGATTGGTTCGCTGATTTTTTCAGGAATATTAGTGAGAACTATGGTCATTTTTTCTCATGGAGCGATGTGGTAAGTACGCTCTCTGACCCAGTTAGCTGGGGGATTATCGGAAGCTTAGTGCTGCTAGAGGGACTGCTCTCTGCAGATAATGCGCTTGTTCTCGCCGTCATGGTTAAGCATTTACCTAAAGAACAACAGAAGAAGGCGCTCTTTTACGGAATCATAGGAGCTTATGTATTCAGATTTTTGGCTATCGGTCTCGGGACCTTTCTTATCAAGTTCATGTTGGTTAAGGTTCTCGGTGCAGCCTATCTCTTTTATATCGCTTATGGCGGATTATTTAAGGGCGGTGGCGATGAGAAGATCGAGAATAAGGGGTTCTCTTTTTGGAAGACGGTTCTCCTTGTTGAGTTAATGGATATTGCTTTTAGTATTGATAGTGTCATTGCAGCCTTTGGAGTTAGTAACCAGGTTTGGGTACTCTTTATGGGTGGAATCATAGGCGTTCTGATGATGCGGGGAGTAGCGCAATTATTTTTGAAGCTCATTGATAAAATTCCGGAGCTGGAGCGTGCTGCTTTTGCACTTATTGCCATTATTGCTGGTAAAATGCTCGCGGGGGCTTTTGGGTACGAAATGCCTCATGTATTATTCTTTTCAATTATTATTCTTGTATTCGGTGGTACGATTCTTTACAGCGTATTGCGTAAGAAAAAAGAAGCCCATAGAAATGCTTGATTTTAAAGCTAGTTGAACATCGCTGCTTTCAGGTAATCGTATATGTTTATAGCGTAGGCCTTCACTTATATATGAGAGAACCGGATAGGGTATTTGTATTGCTGGTTCTGCCATTCTCTATAGGAGAGGCCTACGCTTGTTTTGCTTGGCTTCGCAAAACTTTAAGGGGGAACCATCTTGAGATACTTCGATTACCTGACGAAAGAACAAGAAATAGCCTTGTTTTATAATCCGCCGATTTCATTTAACCATAATACTACGAGTAAAGATTTGCTGGCTCATGCTGTTGGAGCTGCCCTTTATATGCCAGCGACTCGTGCTAGTGTTCCCGAAGACATTTTGAAGCTTAAAAGTGCAGGACTTGTAACCGTTATTATTGATCTGGAGGATGCGATTGGAGATAACGAGGTTGACCATGCAGAGGAGTCTCTCATTCAGCATCTTATTTTTCTCGCCGCATATGAGGAGAATGAGCCAAGCGGGAGTGATAGTCTTCCGCTTCTTTTCATCCGAGTGCGTAATCCAGAGCAGCTACGGCAGCTGATTTTTCGATTAGGATCTTTAGTTACGATGTTAACGGGTTTTGTTTTCCCTAAGTTTTCGGTCGATAACGGAATCCAATATTTTGAGGCGATAGCCGATTACAATAGAACGCGCAGCTACTCAGACCCTGTGCTGTATGGCATGCCAATCCTGGAAAGTGCGCCTATTATTTACCGGGAGAGCCGGGTAGATAGTCTTTTATCTATTCGTAATTTGCTAGGCAACTACCGCGAATATGTGTTAAACGTTAGAATTGGAGCAACGGACTTCTCTAGTTTATTCGGACTGCGCCGTAGTCCTGATATTAGCATC contains the following coding sequences:
- a CDS encoding glutamate synthase subunit beta — encoded protein: MGKATGFLEFERQTPSECEALERIKNWDEFSIPMDEEKLREQGARCMDCGTPFCHVGRLLSGMASGCPLHNLIPEWNDMVYRGNWEVALKRLHKTNNFPEFTGRVCPAPCEGSCTVGMNGKPVTIKSIEKSIVDRGFEEGWIVPEPPLTRTGKKVAVVGSGPAGLACAAQLNKAGHSVTVYERADRIGGLLTYGIPNMKLDKKTVQRRVDLLAAEGITFVTRTEIGRDISASQLKAEHDAVVLCGGSTQARDLPIEGRELQGIHQAMEFLTLNTKSLLDSELADGEYLSAADKDVVVIGGGDTGTDCVATSIRHGCRSVIQLEIMPQAPLTRQPGNPWPEWPKVLRVDYGQKEAASLYKEDPRRYLVSTKRFVGDEGGNVQELHTVRIEWTRNEQGRMIPVEVPGSEEVLKAQLVLLALGFTGPEETMLGELGVERDERGNAKAEFGAQATNVEGIFTAGDMRRGQSLVVWAINEGRQTAREVDRLLMGSSNLP
- the yfcE gene encoding phosphodiesterase; this encodes MKLMFISDIHGSLFWLERALEKVEEEQPDSLVIVGDFLYHGPRNPLPKGYDPQGVANKLNEYNKKQPITAVRGNCDAEVDQMLLQFPMMGDYVMLLHEGRRIYVTHGHGFSIENLPALSEKDIFIQGHTHLPVADVKEGVYVLNPGSISLPKENNPNSYGVLEGGEFIVKDFEGNVVKRITL
- a CDS encoding agmatine deiminase family protein, translating into MNPKELNYTMPPEWGKHERTFISWPVQESMCFPENHESVCQGYAEIITAIAEFEPITVIVNPEDVEKVERLVGGPNVTLLPIAHSDAWLRDNGPTFVVNKDGVLAGVNWKFNAWGGKYSPWDLDDEVAPQILEHSQVTRFDAPLVMEGGSIHTDGEGTLITTEECLLNTNRNPDLKREDIEEYVHNYTGTETIIWLKRGLSGDETDGHVDNIACFAAPGKVIIQVCEDPQDENFEITQENLRILENVTDAKGRKLEIIKIQQPPRVDHDGSRLTLSYLNFYFVNGGIILPVFGGTAVETDKLAEEVLAGLFPDRKIRTVNGMAVITEGGNVHCTTQQMPAK
- the aguB gene encoding N-carbamoylputrescine amidase, whose protein sequence is MRNVKVAATQMSCSSNIDENISKAETLVREAAAQGAQIILLQELFETPYFCQKEKADYYAYATELEHNKAINHFTAIAKELQVVLPISFYEKKNYARYNSLAVIDADGTILGKYRKSHIPDGPGYEEKFYFNPGDTGFKVWNTRYAKIGVGICWDQWYPEAARVMSLMGAEILFYPTAIGSEPQDGSIDSKDHWQTCMLGHAAANLIPVVASNRIGEEIDEDSSINFYGSSFIAGPQGNKIVEAGRDEQTVLVSEFDLDALEIGRIEWGVFRDRRPDLYKLIGSYDGDIIL
- a CDS encoding transporter substrate-binding domain-containing protein — its product is MKKGWVMLALVSLMIVGIVGCGSNNDANSNKSAAVEKIKFASDASYAPMEYMDTDTIKGFDIDFIKAVMEEAGLSYEVTNTGWDTMLTSVKQGTEYQAGLSSVSITDERKETYDYSIPYFESTNMIMVKEGSDIKNALDLKDKKVAVQAATTADELMSGIMGIDNANLKRFDSNAVALMELNGGGADAVVADIAIVREYMKNNPKQNLVGIVDTENFGAEYYGILYPKGSELREKLDPAIQKVLENGKYAEIYKTWFGEEPNLDNLLKAE
- a CDS encoding amino acid ABC transporter permease encodes the protein MDFRLDIIIQYFPVLLKGTLLTIGISVVSILFGSILGLGIGFGKMAPKWYFRWPFHSYINFFRGTPLYVQILIVHFGVIPPIYGKTNALITAFVALSLNSAAYSAEIFRAGIQSIDLGQREAAISLGMTKWQAMRFIILPQAIKRMVPAFGNEFIVLVKDSSLLALVAAPEIMYWSNTMKGQYLRIWEPYLTAALIYFILTYSLSKLLSYVERGL
- a CDS encoding amino acid ABC transporter ATP-binding protein — its product is MISVRNLHKSFGTTAVLTDISIDIFSQEVVVVIGPSGSGKSTFLRCLNLLEQPQSGEIVIEGTSLLDTSTNINAIRTELGMVFQQFNLFPHMKVIENIMLAPIQVRKWSPDKARKKALELLQKVGLSEKAEMYPASLSGGQAQRVAIARALAMEPKIMLFDEPTSALDPEMVGEVLAVMKDLAREGMTMIVVTHEMGFAREVGDRVLFMEQGEIVEEGSPEQLFGNPVQDRTQSFLSKVL